In [Phormidium] sp. ETS-05, the genomic window GTCTCCTTTGCTCCCCATCTCCCAAGTCTCCCCGTACCTGGAGCGTAGTCCTGGCCGATCGGATGGTGTGCTGATTGTGGGCCGCAACGGGATGGTGCATTTTGCCAACCGATCGGCGGCTGAGCTGTCCGTAATGTCAGGGGAGGAATTGCGCCCGTTATCAGAGGTGGTGAGAGAAAAACTGGGGATGCTGATCATCAAAGGCAATGTGGTGCAACTAGATGGGAGCTTTCTGGTATGCGAACTCTGTCGCGGTGGGGAGAAATTTACTGGGGAAATGATGGTGGAAGAAACCGAGTGGGCTGGGGAATTGGCTTACCTGGTTTCGGTAAGAGACATGACGGAGCTTCGGGAAGCGCAGAAGGCTTTGGGCGAGAGTGAAGAAAGGTTCCGGGCAACCTTTGAACAGGGAGTGGTAGGGATTTGTTACTGTGACGCGGAGGGAAAAATTCTCTGGGTCAACCAAAAATTTTGCCAAATCTGTGGTTATGAAGAAGAGGAACTGCGGCGCACTACTTTCGCCGACCTCTGTTCTACCACATCGCTTCCCTTGACCTCAGAACAGTCCCCAGAAGTAGAGCGATCGAGCGCCCCCCAATTCAGGAAAAACTCGGCTGGGGAAATAGTCGAAAGCACGGTAGAGAAACAATGTCTGCGCAAAGACGGCTCTTTAGTTTGGGTGGAAATGAGCTTGTCGGTGGTGCGAGAGGCTACATCCACCGGCGGCGCCGACCTAGAGAATCGGCAGTTGGGGGAGATGAAATATTTGGTGGCGATCGTCACTGACATCAGCTCTCGCAAACAAGCCGAAGAACAACTGCGCTATCGGCTGACCCTGGAAACTGCTGTGGCGGAAATATCCCGGGCTCTTGTCACCAGCGCAGAGAATGTAGATTTTCCCGAGATTCTCGGTTGGTTGGCGCGTGCGGTGGGTGCTAACCGCGCTTGCTTGGTCAAATTCCAGTTAGAAAGGGGCAGTACCGTACCAGCTTCATCCCGCCGGAATCCGCCAATTTCCTCAATCCGCCGATCGCATATTGATTGTTGGCATGATGGTGAAAAAACCAGCGGCAAGAATACCCCAGCAACCAGCCATATGGAGCAAATATTCCAGGCGTTGGAGCTGGCAGATTTGCCCGAACCTGATTTGATGGCAAAATTCCAGCGCTCAGATACAGCAGAAGTGTCCCTGCCTTTGGCGGTTGCTGATGTAGCGGCTCTACCGGAACAGAATAAAAAAGTTAAGCGGTTATTGCAGAGTTTGAATGTGGCTTCCTTGCTCTTGGTGCCGATCGCGGCGCCTCAATCTGGGCAAGGGCATCAAATTTGGGGGTTCCTTTGCATCGAAACCATTTTGGGATGGGGACCTTTTGGGACCAGGGGACCAGGGGACCGGGGGACCGGGGGACCCCCGCCTAAGCGCTATGCGCTATGCGCAGGCAACGCCTACGCGCCGGCAACGCCTACGCGGCAGCGGGCTAGGGGGGACCAGGGGACTTTTTGGGACTGGGGGACCAGGGGACCAGGGGACTGGGGAACCAGGAGTCACCCCGTCTCCGAGTCACCCCGTCTCCGAGTCACCCCGTCTCCGAGTCACCCCGTCTCCGAGTCACCCCGTCTCCGAGTCACCCCCTCCCCCCTTCCCTGGTACGGGTGGGAGGCGAAACTGGTCTGAGGAAGATACCCGGGTGGTGCGAATTGTGGGGGAAATGATTTACACCTGGTGGGCACAGCGTCAGGCGAGCGCCTCACTACAGGCTTCTGAGGCACTATATGCGGGCATTTTCAATCACAGTGCGGAGAGTATTTTTCTGCTGGATGTGCTGCCAGATGGGTTCTTAGTTTGGGAAACGGCTAATGCGGCGTGGGAAGAGGGGATGGGGATTCCGGCAGCGGCGATCGCGGGGAAAAGCCTGTTGGAGGTGTTGCCATCATCTATGGCAGCCAGCTTAGAAAATCGTTGCCGTGCCTGCATCGCCGGAGGAGGACCGATCGTCTATGAACAAACTTTAGAACTCAGAGGCAGTACCCGGATGTGGCGGGTGATTTTGGTGCCCATCTGGGATGCCGGGGGTCGGATCGTGAAGTTGCAGGGGAGCGCTCGGGATGTGACTGAGGAAAAAGGGCGATCGCGGAGCAATTGCGCCAAACCCGCTACCGCCACCTGCTCACCTCGAGCATCCTCAAAATCCGCTCCTCCCTGGATATCGAAAATATCCTTTCCACCACTGTGCTAGAAGTGCAAAAAACCCTCCAAGCCGAGCGAGTGTTTTTCTATTTGCTATCTCCTGACGGTAGTGGCAAGCTGGTTCATCTGGTGGGGACTCCCGACTTATCCCCCATCCCGGCATCAGATGCGGAAGGCTCCTGGCTTCCCGAAGACATAGAAAAATACTGCTGTAGTGGTGCTTATGCCATCCCAGAAATTACACTCGCTGAGTTCAGCCAACCCCATTTAGAATTCCTCCATCGCCACGGCGTTCGCTCCCAAATCACCGTGCCGGTTTTTGTTCGCCCCCTATCTCAAGAAGTAGAGGAGGAGCCAGGGATTTTATTGTGGGGGCTGCTGTGCGTCCAGCAATGTCACCAACGCCGGGAATGGACTGTTTGGGAAGTTGACCTGATGAAAGAACTTGCCGACCAGCTAAGTATTGCCCTGTATCAGGCGCAACTATTAGAGCAGGAAACCCGCCAGAGGCAGGAGCTGGCTCGGTCTAATGGGGAGTTAGAACAATTCGCCTATATCGCTTCTCACGACCTGCAAGAACCCCTGCGGACCGTGGGCAGTTTTGCCCAGCTATTAGAGCGTCGCTACCAGGATAAATTGGAGGAAAAAGCACTCCGATACATTAAATTCATTGTTGATGGCACCAACCGGATGCAGACTTTAGTTAATGACTTGTTGGAGTATTCCCGGGTGGGGACGCGGGGCAAGCCGTTCCAAGTCACCGACTGCAATGCGGTTCTAGAGGAGGCGATCGCCAACCTAGAAGGAGCGATTAGAAAAACTGATGCCACAGTCCAAGGTTGGCGCTATGGTGACAGTGATATTACTGGCGGTCATTATAGGCGCCCCAAAGCCATTTCCGGCTTACCTGTGGTTATGGCAGACAGTGGGCAACTGGTGCAATTATTTCAAAACCTAATTGGCAATGCCATCAAGTACAGCCGCCCCGAGGAGCCGCCATCGGTGAATGTTAAAGCTGTGCGTCAGGAGGACGGATGGCAGTTTTGCATCCAGGATAATGGGATTGGGATTGACCCGAAGCACTTCGATCGCATCTTCCAGATTTTCCAGCGTCTCCACGCTCAAGATGAGTATTCCGGTACTGGTATTGGTCTGGCCATCTGCCAAAAAATCATCCAGCGCCACGGCGGTCGCATTTGGGTTGAATCAAAACTTGGTTTTGGCTCCTGGTTTTATTTTACTATTCCCGATAGAAACGTTTCCATACCTTGATAGCATGACCAGCCCAGACCAACCCTCAGACCAACCCAAGGAAATTCTCCTTGTGGAAGATAGCCCGAGTCATCAAGATTTGATGCTTGAAGCCTTAGCAGAAACTTGCGTATCACATAAAGTTCATATTGTCAATAATGGCGAGGAAGCCCTGGAATTCCTCCGGCAGCAAAACAATTATGCTGCCGCACCCCGTCCCCATCTGATTCTGCTGGATTTGAATATGCCGAGGATGGACGGAAGGGAGCTGCTGGCGATCGTCAAAGCTGACTTGGACTTGAAGCTGATACCGATAGTGGTTTTTACCACCTCAAAAGCAGCAACTGACGTAATCAAAAGCTACGGGCTCCACGCCAACTGCTACATTAGCAAACCGTCTGATATTGATAAATTATTTGAGTTTGTCAAGGTAATTGTCAATTTTTGGCTCAATATTGTCACCCTCCCACCTACGTGAATCAACAGCGTGAATCAACGGCGTGATATCAAGTCCGGGGACATTGTTTGGGCAATTTCGGGGCAACCACGGGGGTTGCCCCTACGGTAGGGGCAACCCCCCGTGGTTGCCCTTTCTGTTATTCACCAACGAAGCAGTAGGACTTGATATGAATCAACGGATTCACCAAAGACATAAAAGACATAGGGATGACACAAAAGACAAGGCTTGGGGTGGTATTTTGGTGGTCCCCTGTCAGCATTGGGCGCGGCGGAACTCTTCGGCGCGGCTGACCACCTGGTGAATCGATCGGCTTTCATATGACCGCTGTTGCCAGCCAGAAGATTTGTGGCTTCCTTGAGGGCAAATTGACGATAATTTTCTTAGGATGATATTGGGATAATTTATCAACCCTCATGGGAGGCGTTATGGTGACAGGCCAATGCCTCAAAATTTTATTGATAGAGGATAATCAAGCTGATGCTGAACTCCTCGAAGAATTCTTGCAGGATGGCACTGGGTCAATTTGGCAGATCGGGCACGTGGTGCGTCTGGGTGACGGAATAGAACATCTGCGGTGTTCTGGAGAATTTGACGCGATTTTATTGGATTTGCACTTACCCGACTGCAATGGACTCGATAGCTTGGTGCAGATCAAGGAGCAGGCCCCAGATATTCCAATTTTGGTACTTACGGGGCTCAACGATCGCACTCTCGCCGTGGAGGCAGTCCGCCTAGGGGCTCAGGATTACTTGGTTAAGGGCAGATTTGAAGGAGAATTACTGATTAGAGCGATTCGCTACGCGATCGAGCGTCACTGCATCGAAAGGCAACTGAGACAGCAAATGGCGCAAGAGCGTTTGCTCGTCGAGATGCTAGAACATATCCGCGAGTCTCTTGATATTGACAACATCCTCCAAACCACGGTGACGGAGGTGAGGCAATTTCTCAACACGGACCGAGTGCTTTTATACCGGTACGAGTCTCTACAGCAAAGGGGTATCGTGGTGGAATCCCTGGACGAGGCCCATCATCCGTGGCATCCGCAAGTGTATCAAGATTTGGTGTTGCTATGCCTACTGCTGCGAGAACCAAAATTAATTCCCACAGTGGTAAATATTATGGCGCCGCCAGTGGCAGGATATATGGACTTTCTGCAAAAATGTCAATTGCGATCGCTGCTGACTCTGCCAATTTGGCAAACCGCTAGGTATCTTGTCCCTGGGAGAAGAAACCGGGTTTCTGGCTCAGAATCTTCGTCTGGGTACGAGATATCTGGTTTTAGAAACCCGGTTGCTTCTGGACAAATCACATTGGACAAAGGACAAACAGATAAAAAGCTGTGGGGGATTTTAATCGCCCATAAC contains:
- a CDS encoding PAS domain-containing protein; the encoded protein is MEQKSCRLLLVDGTEEDYRLLRNWLAQIPSHKFELDRQSWEEGVQGSRGAGVQGSRGAGVQGSRGAGECGECGECGKCGEQSSSPSPPSPHPPHPPCPLAPLPPCLLASSPSPLLPISQVSPYLERSPGRSDGVLIVGRNGMVHFANRSAAELSVMSGEELRPLSEVVREKLGMLIIKGNVVQLDGSFLVCELCRGGEKFTGEMMVEETEWAGELAYLVSVRDMTELREAQKALGESEERFRATFEQGVVGICYCDAEGKILWVNQKFCQICGYEEEELRRTTFADLCSTTSLPLTSEQSPEVERSSAPQFRKNSAGEIVESTVEKQCLRKDGSLVWVEMSLSVVREATSTGGADLENRQLGEMKYLVAIVTDISSRKQAEEQLRYRLTLETAVAEISRALVTSAENVDFPEILGWLARAVGANRACLVKFQLERGSTVPASSRRNPPISSIRRSHIDCWHDGEKTSGKNTPATSHMEQIFQALELADLPEPDLMAKFQRSDTAEVSLPLAVADVAALPEQNKKVKRLLQSLNVASLLLVPIAAPQSGQGHQIWGFLCIETILGWGPFGTRGPGDRGTGGPPPKRYALCAGNAYAPATPTRQRARGDQGTFWDWGTRGPGDWGTRSHPVSESPRLRVTPSPSHPVSESPRLRVTPSPLPWYGWEAKLV
- a CDS encoding PAS domain-containing protein → MIYTWWAQRQASASLQASEALYAGIFNHSAESIFLLDVLPDGFLVWETANAAWEEGMGIPAAAIAGKSLLEVLPSSMAASLENRCRACIAGGGPIVYEQTLELRGSTRMWRVILVPIWDAGGRIVKLQGSARDVTEEKGRSRSNCAKPATATCSPRASSKSAPPWISKISFPPLC
- a CDS encoding ATP-binding protein, which gives rise to MRQTRYRHLLTSSILKIRSSLDIENILSTTVLEVQKTLQAERVFFYLLSPDGSGKLVHLVGTPDLSPIPASDAEGSWLPEDIEKYCCSGAYAIPEITLAEFSQPHLEFLHRHGVRSQITVPVFVRPLSQEVEEEPGILLWGLLCVQQCHQRREWTVWEVDLMKELADQLSIALYQAQLLEQETRQRQELARSNGELEQFAYIASHDLQEPLRTVGSFAQLLERRYQDKLEEKALRYIKFIVDGTNRMQTLVNDLLEYSRVGTRGKPFQVTDCNAVLEEAIANLEGAIRKTDATVQGWRYGDSDITGGHYRRPKAISGLPVVMADSGQLVQLFQNLIGNAIKYSRPEEPPSVNVKAVRQEDGWQFCIQDNGIGIDPKHFDRIFQIFQRLHAQDEYSGTGIGLAICQKIIQRHGGRIWVESKLGFGSWFYFTIPDRNVSIP
- a CDS encoding response regulator; the encoded protein is MTSPDQPSDQPKEILLVEDSPSHQDLMLEALAETCVSHKVHIVNNGEEALEFLRQQNNYAAAPRPHLILLDLNMPRMDGRELLAIVKADLDLKLIPIVVFTTSKAATDVIKSYGLHANCYISKPSDIDKLFEFVKVIVNFWLNIVTLPPT
- a CDS encoding diguanylate cyclase domain-containing protein — protein: MVTGQCLKILLIEDNQADAELLEEFLQDGTGSIWQIGHVVRLGDGIEHLRCSGEFDAILLDLHLPDCNGLDSLVQIKEQAPDIPILVLTGLNDRTLAVEAVRLGAQDYLVKGRFEGELLIRAIRYAIERHCIERQLRQQMAQERLLVEMLEHIRESLDIDNILQTTVTEVRQFLNTDRVLLYRYESLQQRGIVVESLDEAHHPWHPQVYQDLVLLCLLLREPKLIPTVVNIMAPPVAGYMDFLQKCQLRSLLTLPIWQTARYLVPGRRNRVSGSESSSGYEISGFRNPVASGQITLDKGQTDKKLWGILIAHNCDEPRQWQPGEIDFLKHLASQVAIAIQQSELYQQLAAANQRLRALTILDGLTGIANRRRFDEVLQTEWQRLGREKIPISLILCDIDYFKLYNDTYGHLAGDTCLQQVAQAIASCARRPADLVARYGGEEFAAILPDTDARGADIVAERIRQQVAALKLIHDKSLVSPYVTLSMGIATTIPPTPLPCPTTLINAADTALYQAKDTGRDRVCICPYNPHISARSIPEIFS